Proteins from a genomic interval of Candidatus Rubidus massiliensis:
- a CDS encoding putative antibiotic transporter, giving the protein MDVSIFSISIILFLIMDPIGNVGSYLTLMQGIEPKRTKLVLLREMVIALAFMIFFSYLSEALFDILQVSEVTVSLSSGLILFLTAIKILFPTTDGLRANLPKGEPFVIPLAVPLIAGPSLLATILLFSHLEQNQTSMLIAIFFAWISSLFVLYFAPFLNRYLGKSGLMACERLMGMILVMLAIQRFMEGVYQFIHTSGVIASAP; this is encoded by the coding sequence ATGGATGTTTCCATTTTTTCAATTTCAATTATATTATTTTTAATAATGGACCCTATCGGAAATGTAGGTTCTTATCTAACTTTAATGCAGGGGATCGAACCTAAGCGTACAAAACTCGTTCTTTTAAGAGAAATGGTTATTGCTTTAGCGTTTATGATCTTTTTTTCTTATTTAAGTGAAGCTTTATTCGATATTTTGCAAGTTTCTGAAGTTACAGTAAGCTTATCTTCTGGTTTAATTCTTTTCTTAACGGCCATTAAAATTTTATTTCCAACAACGGACGGATTAAGAGCTAATCTACCAAAAGGTGAACCGTTTGTAATTCCATTAGCTGTTCCTTTAATTGCAGGTCCTTCTCTTTTAGCTACCATTTTGCTATTTTCCCATTTAGAGCAAAATCAAACTTCGATGTTAATAGCTATCTTTTTTGCTTGGATATCTTCTTTGTTCGTTTTATATTTTGCTCCTTTTCTAAATCGATATTTAGGAAAAAGTGGCTTAATGGCTTGTGAACGTTTAATGGGTATGATATTAGTTATGTTAGCTATTCAACGTTTTATGGAAGGTGTATATCAATTTATTCACACAAGTGGAGTGATTGCCAGTGCCCCTTAA
- a CDS encoding putative antibiotic transporter, which translates to MFSSIFALALKFFLVTNPIGNCPAMLALVKDYDFASQRKILAREAFFALLIALFFQFFGEAFLSLINIKDYAVSLCGGILLFLVALSMIFSKPESDTVNVPKQEPYIVPIATPILSGPGLMSIIMLNARLEPNNLKVTGAILIAWIGVIAVVASAPYLLKFFGKRGLIALEQLMGMILALMSMSMIVTGISLFVQTL; encoded by the coding sequence CCATTTTTGCATTGGCTCTTAAATTCTTTTTAGTGACCAATCCAATCGGTAATTGTCCAGCAATGCTTGCTTTAGTTAAAGATTATGATTTTGCAAGTCAAAGAAAAATATTAGCAAGAGAAGCTTTTTTTGCTTTATTAATTGCTTTATTTTTTCAATTCTTTGGGGAAGCTTTTTTAAGTTTAATTAATATTAAAGATTATGCTGTGAGTCTTTGTGGAGGCATTTTATTATTTTTAGTAGCATTGAGTATGATTTTTTCTAAGCCTGAAAGTGATACAGTGAATGTTCCCAAGCAAGAGCCTTATATTGTTCCAATTGCTACACCTATTTTATCTGGACCTGGTTTAATGTCTATCATTATGCTTAATGCTAGATTAGAACCTAATAACCTAAAAGTCACAGGCGCTATACTCATAGCCTGGATCGGGGTTATCGCTGTCGTTGCATCAGCTCCATACCTTTTAAAATTTTTTGGTAAACGAGGCTTAATTGCTTTAGAACAGCTTATGGGAATGATTTTGGCGTTAATGTCCATGAGTATGATTGTTACTGGCATTAGCTTATTCGTTCAAACATTGTAA